Proteins co-encoded in one Papaver somniferum cultivar HN1 chromosome 5, ASM357369v1, whole genome shotgun sequence genomic window:
- the LOC113278341 gene encoding probable E3 ubiquitin-protein ligase BAH1-like 1 translates to MDLSSLNIRRNGKELKFCKRYQEYYMNERTNDLPCVGYKKLKQILEKCKRDHPQSQSHHCSVCDETFFPSLRGEMSAIVGYFNERAQKLLQLHLSSGFRKYFIWFKSNIQGHHLAMIEEGKELVTYAMINAIAMRKILKKYDKIHYSKQGQAFRSQAQSMHIDIFQSPWLRELIAFHINLTESSNETKDLPRLVEDCSVTFEGGRPSLKFLLFDSVKLEIDLTCSICLDPVFSVVSLTCGHIFCNVCACSASSVAIVDELKAANPKAKCPLCREEGVFRGAVHLHELNNLLSRRCPDYWKERLQAEKEERDRQAKVLESKLKERLAREHWETTCRAFRNI, encoded by the exons ATGGATTTGAGTTCTTTAAACATACGTAGAAACGGAAAAGAATTGAAGTTTTGTAAGAGATACCAAGAGTACTACATGAACGAACGAACAAATGATTTACCTTGTGTTGGATATAAGAAACTAAAGCAGATATTGGAAAAATGTAAAAGAGATCATCCTCAATCTCAAAGTCACCATTGCTCAG TTTGCGACGAGACATTCTTCCCATCTCTCCGCGGTGAGATGTCTGCAATTGTTGGTTATTTTAACGAACGGGCGCAAAAATTACTCCAACTTCATTTATCATCGGGTTTTAGAAAGTATTTCATATGGTTTAAGAGCAACATACAAggacatcatcttgcaatgattGAAGAAGGCAAAGAGTTGGTTACTTACGCGATGATCAATGCCATTGCCATGCGGAAAATTCTTAAGAAATATGACAAG ATTCATTACTCGAAACAAGGACAAGCATTCAGATCACAAGCACAAAGCATGCATATTGACATATTTCAATCCCCGTGGCTACGTGAGTTAATAGCCTTTCACATTAACTTAACGGAGAGCAGTAATGAGACAAAAGATTTACCAAGATTGGTTGAAGATTGTTCGGTCACCTTTGAAGGTGGAAGGCCATCACTCAAATTTTTGCTGTTTGATTCTGTCAAACTCGAGATCGATTTGACTTGTTCCATATGCTTG GATCCAGTATTCAGCGTGGTTTCTCTTACTTGCGGTCACATCTTCTGTAACGTGTGTGCTTGTTCTGCTTCGTCAGTTGCAATCGTAGATGAACTTAAGGCAGCAAACCCCAAGGCCAAATGCCCTCTATGTCGAGAG GAAGGAGTATTCAGAGGTGCTGTACACTTGCACGAACTTAACAACTTATTGAGTCGAAG ATGTCCTGATTACTGGAAGGAACGGCTTCAAGCTGAAAAAGAAGAAAGGGATCGACAAGCAAAGGTACTCGAATCCAAATTAAAAGAACGGCTAGCAAGGGAACACTGGGAAACTACTTGTAGAGCATTCAGGAATATCTAG